Below is a genomic region from Oncorhynchus gorbuscha isolate QuinsamMale2020 ecotype Even-year unplaced genomic scaffold, OgorEven_v1.0 Un_scaffold_10191, whole genome shotgun sequence.
ttggcggtgggtcagtcatggtgtggggtggcatttctttggggggccgcataGCCTTCCATGTGCTCgctagaggtagcctgactgccattgggtaccgagatgagatcctcagaccccgtgagaccatatgctggtgcggttggccctgggttcctccttatgcaagacaatgctagacctcatgtggttggcgtgtgtcagcagttcctgcaagaggaaggcattgatgctatggactggcccacccgttccccagacctgaatccaattgagcacatctgggacatcatgtctcgcgccatccaccaacgccatgttgcaccacagacggaagctttagtccaggtctgggaggagatccctcaggagaccatccgccacctcatcaggagcatgcccaggcgttgtagggaggtcaaacaggcacgtggaggccacacacacacacactactgagcctcattttgacttgttttaaggacattacatcaaagttggatcagcctgtagtgtggttttccactttaattttgagtgtgattccaaatccagacctccatgggttgatacatttgatatacattgatcatttttgatttgttgtcagcacattcaactatgtaaagaaaaaagtatttaagaatatttcattcattcagatctaggatgttattttagtgttcccttttttttgagcagtgtatattatatAATAGCATATTAGAGcagtattttatatatatagatCTTATATTACCATCACTAGAACACACCAAAGACATCCATTcttacctctcctcctcatctccctcagaTGAAGGAACGATCCAGATCTACAATGCCAACTATGGCCGCCGTGACCAGCTAGTGTGTTCCTTTAAACGGCCTGCTAACCAACTAGCCAACACCAACTGCCTCAGCCAATCCATAACCACCAGTAAGGTGGCAGAGAGGTATTGTACCTGCAGTGTACTGTAGTGTCAACTTCTACCTGTAGAAAtgcatgactgtagtgttaacctggactgtagaaccatgactgtaGAGTTAACCGGGACTGTAGAGTTAACCGGGACTGTAGAGTTAACCGGGACTGTAGAGTTAACCGGGACTGTAGAGTTAACCGGGACTGTAGAGTTAACCGGGACTGTAGAGTTAACCGGGACTGTAGAGTTAACCGGGACTGTAGAGTTAACCGGGACTGTAG
It encodes:
- the LOC124030251 gene encoding L-rhamnose-binding lectin CSL2-like, producing EGTIQIYNANYGRRDQLVCSFKRPANQLANTNCLSQSITTSKVAERCNGKSQCDVPASNSLYGDPCVGTYKYLDVAYTCG